One Cotesia glomerata isolate CgM1 linkage group LG8, MPM_Cglom_v2.3, whole genome shotgun sequence genomic window carries:
- the LOC123270642 gene encoding serine-enriched protein isoform X3 gives MPEASGSGVGLGVMGVADEQDYSTFENRTGLADDMKFLASMPELCDVTFLVGDTREPVCAVKAVLAARSRVFHKMLYQAPSPQRKKEPQKDKLRFFLKRSSEPLLNLQNAAQQRSGYVQQLAPIIEPQSNQHHTLIIEEFEPDVFRQLIEYIHTGSVTLQPRTLLGVMNAADYYGLDELRKACAGFVQCCITVDTVCALLASAERYIQYKCTKSLVQKVLEFVDEHGNEVLNLGSFTLLPQHVVRLILAREELRADEFTKFQAALMWSKKYCDSNPGLPLPDVIGNFLEYIQFHKIPATMLMKEVHPLGLVPNTTIMNSLAYQTPPVSTSESCLLTE, from the exons ATGCCAGAGGCGTCGGGGTCAGGGGTCGGGCTGGGAGTGATGGGAGTGGCTGACGAGCAGGATTACTCGACCTTCGAAAATAGAACGGGTCTCGCCGACGACATGAAGTTCCTGGCGAGCATGCCCGAGCTTTGTGACGTGACCTTTCTCGTGGGTGACACTAGGGAGCCGGTTTGCGCGGTGAAGGCCGTCCTCGCCGCTCGCAGCag agtCTTCCATAAAATGCTTTACCAAGCGCCGAGTCCGCAGCGTAAAAAAGAACCTCAGAAAGACAAGCTGAGATTTTTCCTCAAAAGAAGCTCCGAGCCGCTGCTAAATCTCCAGAACGCGGCTCAACAG cGGTCAGGTTACGTTCAGCAGTTGGCGCCCATAATAGAG cCACAATCGAACCAGCATCACACGTTGATTATTGAGGAGTTTGAGCCGGATGTATTTAGGCAGCTCATAGAGTACATTCACACGGGATCTGTCACTTTGCAGCCTAGAACTCTGTTAG GAGTAATGAATGCTGCTGATTATTATGGATTGGACGAATTGAGAAAAGCTTGCGCTGGATTTGTACAATGCTGCATTACTGTTGATACTGTCTGTGCGCTTTTAGCTTCTGCTGAACGatatattcaatataaatGTACAAAGTCGCTCGTACAaaag GTCTTAGAATTCGTAGACGAACATGGAAATGAAGTATTAAATCTTGGATCATTTACACTATTGCCTCAACATGTCGTAAGATTAATTTTAGCTCGTGAAGAATTACGAGCTGATGAATTCACTAAATTCCag gcAGCATTGATGTGGAGTAAGAAATACTGCGATAGTAATCCAGGTCTGCCATTACCCGACGTAATCGGTAATTTCCTCGAGTATATCCAATTCCATAAAATCCCGGCTACCATGCTAATGAAAGAAGTTCACCCTCTGGGGCTGGTCCCCAACACTACTATCATGAATTCTCTCGCTTATCAG ACCCCTCCAGTGTCGACGTCGGAAAGCTGTCTCCTTACAGAGTGA
- the LOC123270642 gene encoding serine-enriched protein isoform X1, translating to MPEASGSGVGLGVMGVADEQDYSTFENRTGLADDMKFLASMPELCDVTFLVGDTREPVCAVKAVLAARSRVFHKMLYQAPSPQRKKEPQKDKLRFFLKRSSEPLLNLQNAAQQRSGYVQQLAPIIEPQSNQHHTLIIEEFEPDVFRQLIEYIHTGSVTLQPRTLLGVMNAADYYGLDELRKACAGFVQCCITVDTVCALLASAERYIQYKCTKSLVQKVLEFVDEHGNEVLNLGSFTLLPQHVVRLILAREELRADEFTKFQAALMWSKKYCDSNPGLPLPDVIGNFLEYIQFHKIPATMLMKEVHPLGLVPNTTIMNSLAYQADPSSVDVGKLSPYRVRKHGRSMSVQSSLDPYGSNTTLSSCGSDVGSDQKQNSGSN from the exons ATGCCAGAGGCGTCGGGGTCAGGGGTCGGGCTGGGAGTGATGGGAGTGGCTGACGAGCAGGATTACTCGACCTTCGAAAATAGAACGGGTCTCGCCGACGACATGAAGTTCCTGGCGAGCATGCCCGAGCTTTGTGACGTGACCTTTCTCGTGGGTGACACTAGGGAGCCGGTTTGCGCGGTGAAGGCCGTCCTCGCCGCTCGCAGCag agtCTTCCATAAAATGCTTTACCAAGCGCCGAGTCCGCAGCGTAAAAAAGAACCTCAGAAAGACAAGCTGAGATTTTTCCTCAAAAGAAGCTCCGAGCCGCTGCTAAATCTCCAGAACGCGGCTCAACAG cGGTCAGGTTACGTTCAGCAGTTGGCGCCCATAATAGAG cCACAATCGAACCAGCATCACACGTTGATTATTGAGGAGTTTGAGCCGGATGTATTTAGGCAGCTCATAGAGTACATTCACACGGGATCTGTCACTTTGCAGCCTAGAACTCTGTTAG GAGTAATGAATGCTGCTGATTATTATGGATTGGACGAATTGAGAAAAGCTTGCGCTGGATTTGTACAATGCTGCATTACTGTTGATACTGTCTGTGCGCTTTTAGCTTCTGCTGAACGatatattcaatataaatGTACAAAGTCGCTCGTACAaaag GTCTTAGAATTCGTAGACGAACATGGAAATGAAGTATTAAATCTTGGATCATTTACACTATTGCCTCAACATGTCGTAAGATTAATTTTAGCTCGTGAAGAATTACGAGCTGATGAATTCACTAAATTCCag gcAGCATTGATGTGGAGTAAGAAATACTGCGATAGTAATCCAGGTCTGCCATTACCCGACGTAATCGGTAATTTCCTCGAGTATATCCAATTCCATAAAATCCCGGCTACCATGCTAATGAAAGAAGTTCACCCTCTGGGGCTGGTCCCCAACACTACTATCATGAATTCTCTCGCTTATCAG GCAGACCCCTCCAGTGTCGACGTCGGAAAGCTGTCTCCTTACAGAGTGAGGAAGCACGGACGAAGCATGTCTGTGCAATCTTCTTTGGATCCGTATGGGAGCAACACGACTCTGAGCTCCTGTGGAAGCGACGTCGGATCGGACCAGAAGCAGAACTCGGGCAGCAACTAA
- the LOC123270642 gene encoding serine-enriched protein isoform X2: protein MPEASGSGVGLGVMGVADEQDYSTFENRTGLADDMKFLASMPELCDVTFLVGDTREPVCAVKAVLAARSRVFHKMLYQAPSPQRKKEPQKDKLRFFLKRSSEPLLNLQNAAQQPQSNQHHTLIIEEFEPDVFRQLIEYIHTGSVTLQPRTLLGVMNAADYYGLDELRKACAGFVQCCITVDTVCALLASAERYIQYKCTKSLVQKVLEFVDEHGNEVLNLGSFTLLPQHVVRLILAREELRADEFTKFQAALMWSKKYCDSNPGLPLPDVIGNFLEYIQFHKIPATMLMKEVHPLGLVPNTTIMNSLAYQADPSSVDVGKLSPYRVRKHGRSMSVQSSLDPYGSNTTLSSCGSDVGSDQKQNSGSN, encoded by the exons ATGCCAGAGGCGTCGGGGTCAGGGGTCGGGCTGGGAGTGATGGGAGTGGCTGACGAGCAGGATTACTCGACCTTCGAAAATAGAACGGGTCTCGCCGACGACATGAAGTTCCTGGCGAGCATGCCCGAGCTTTGTGACGTGACCTTTCTCGTGGGTGACACTAGGGAGCCGGTTTGCGCGGTGAAGGCCGTCCTCGCCGCTCGCAGCag agtCTTCCATAAAATGCTTTACCAAGCGCCGAGTCCGCAGCGTAAAAAAGAACCTCAGAAAGACAAGCTGAGATTTTTCCTCAAAAGAAGCTCCGAGCCGCTGCTAAATCTCCAGAACGCGGCTCAACAG cCACAATCGAACCAGCATCACACGTTGATTATTGAGGAGTTTGAGCCGGATGTATTTAGGCAGCTCATAGAGTACATTCACACGGGATCTGTCACTTTGCAGCCTAGAACTCTGTTAG GAGTAATGAATGCTGCTGATTATTATGGATTGGACGAATTGAGAAAAGCTTGCGCTGGATTTGTACAATGCTGCATTACTGTTGATACTGTCTGTGCGCTTTTAGCTTCTGCTGAACGatatattcaatataaatGTACAAAGTCGCTCGTACAaaag GTCTTAGAATTCGTAGACGAACATGGAAATGAAGTATTAAATCTTGGATCATTTACACTATTGCCTCAACATGTCGTAAGATTAATTTTAGCTCGTGAAGAATTACGAGCTGATGAATTCACTAAATTCCag gcAGCATTGATGTGGAGTAAGAAATACTGCGATAGTAATCCAGGTCTGCCATTACCCGACGTAATCGGTAATTTCCTCGAGTATATCCAATTCCATAAAATCCCGGCTACCATGCTAATGAAAGAAGTTCACCCTCTGGGGCTGGTCCCCAACACTACTATCATGAATTCTCTCGCTTATCAG GCAGACCCCTCCAGTGTCGACGTCGGAAAGCTGTCTCCTTACAGAGTGAGGAAGCACGGACGAAGCATGTCTGTGCAATCTTCTTTGGATCCGTATGGGAGCAACACGACTCTGAGCTCCTGTGGAAGCGACGTCGGATCGGACCAGAAGCAGAACTCGGGCAGCAACTAA
- the LOC123270643 gene encoding uncharacterized protein LOC123270643 codes for MTTAVIESGIQVVVQSPAPTMPEEQQPELEQIQEVKDISLDLERDQENNNLSVNSYQQEQEQDSGGKIEPQINLISDSIQDNYQDLMTSTMILTRQENFIEDDGNLDRTTGLYIRLVIKQDGRPDLVWLYKTHKF; via the coding sequence ATGACTACCGCAGTCATTGAGTCTGGAATCCAGGTGGTGGTCCAGTCGCCAGCTCCGACCATGCCTGAGGAGCAGCAGCCCGAGCTCGAGCAGATCCAGGAGGTTAAGGACATTTCTCTGGACCTTGAGCGCGATCAAGAGAACAATAATCTTTCAGTTAACAGTTATCAGCAGGAACAGGAACAGGACAGTGGGGGTAAGATCGAACCGCAGATCAATCTCATCAGTGATAGTATACAGGACAACTACCAGGACTTGATGACGTCGACAATGATCCTCACCAGGCAGGAAAACTTCATTGAAGATGACGGAAATCTTGATAGAACGACTGGACTCTACATAAGATTGGTTATCAAGCAAGATGGACGGCCGGATCTTGTTTGGCTTTATAAAACTCAcaagttttga